A stretch of DNA from Microlunatus capsulatus:
GGGCCTGGTTGGCGATGGTGACGCGGTCGCCGTGCCGCAGCAGGGAGTTGAGCAGCGTGCCCACCACCACGGCGTCGGTGACGGTGTACTCGTCCTCGATCAGCCGCGGGTTCGCGCGCCACTCGGCCGTCTTCGGCTTGGGCCCGTCGCCGTTGAAGCGGCTCTGGTACCAGACGTTCCACTCGTCGAAGGAGAGGTTGAGCGTCTTCGTGTGCCGGCCGCGGGCCTTCACGGCGTCGGCGGTGGCGACCACGCTGTCGATGAAGTAGTCCATGTCCACCGCGGAGGCGAGGAAGCTCAGCGGGTCGTCGTCGCGCTCCTCGTAGTAGGCGTGGCAGGAGACGTAGTCGACCGTGTCGTAGCAGAGCTCGAGGACCTCGGACTCCCAGCGCCCGAAGGTCGGCATCCGGGAGTTGGACGAGCCGCAGGCCACCAGCTCGATCTCGGAGTCGATGAGCCGCATCGCCTTGCCGGTCTCGTTGGCGAGCCGGCCGTACTCGGCCGGGGTCTTGTGCCCGACCTGCCACGGCCCGTCCATCTCGTTGCCCAGGCACCACAGCTTGTAGTCGAAGGGCTGCTGCGCGCCGTTGGCGATCCGCCGGTCCGACCAGTAGGTGCCGCCGGGGTGGTTGGTGTACTCCAGGAGGTCGCAGGCCTCCTGGAGGCCGCGGGTGCCGAGGTTGACCGCCATCATCACCTCGGTGCCGGCCTTCTGGGCCCAGGCGTCGAACTCGTGCAGGCCGAACTGGTTGGTCTCGACCGAGTGCCAGGCGAGGTCGAGCCGGCGGGGCCGGTCCTCGCGGGGCCCGATGCCGTCCTCCCAGCGGTAGTTGGAGACGAAGTTGCCACCGGGGTAGCGGACGACGGTGGGGCCGACCCGGCGGGTCAGCTCCAGGACGTCGGTGCGCAGGCCCTGGTCGTCGGCGCTCGGGTGGCCGGGTTCGTAGATCCCGGTGTAGACGCACCGGCCCATGTGCTCGACGAACGAGCCGAAGAGCCGGCGGGGGACGGGGGCGATGCTGAAGGCCGCGTCCAGGACGAGTCGTGCAGCGGGCATGAGGGGGCGTTTCTCCTCGGGTCGACGATGACGGAGGTGGAGCGTCGTGTGGTGCCAGCCGGCCGGTGCCCCTGGGGCCCCGGTGACGTGGGGAGGACGTTACATCGTTGTACTAGCGCCGACAAGAGAAACGCTCGATCGTTTCCCAGCCGTTTCTCAGCGTGCCCGGGTGCTCGCGCGGCGCACCACGCGGTGCGGCAGCACGGTGCTCGTGGCGGGGTGCCCGGGGTCGTTGATGCGCCGCGCCAGCAGGTCGAGCGCGGCCTCGGCCACCGCCCGCCTGTCGAAGTGCACGGTGGTCAGCGGGGGCACGGTGAACGCCGCCTCGGGGATGTCGTCGTAGCCGACCACCGAGACGTCGTCGGGCACCCGGTGGCCGTCGGCCCACAGGGCGCTGAGCACGCCCATCGCCAGGGTGTCGGTGCAGCAGACCAGCGCGTCGGGCAGCGGGTGCCGGGCCAGGTGGGCGCGCACGCCGTCGGCCCCGGCCGCGGAGGTCCACCCGTGCACCGGGATCTCCAGCTCCGGGTCCAGCGGCAGCCCCGCCTCCGTGAGCGCCTCGCGGTAGCCCTGCCGCCGCAGCTGGTAGCTGGCCGAGGGCATCCCGCCCAGCAGCGCGATCCGGCGGTGCCCCTCCTGGACGAGCAGCCCGGTCAGCTCGCGCAGCGCCGCCACGTTGTCGGTCCACAGGTGGTCGACGGCGGGCTGCTCGACCTCCCCGATCATCACCACCGGCGGCAGCGAGATCCCCGGCTGGACGGCGGAGGTCTCGCGCAGCACCGGGTTGAGCACGAGCCCGTCGATGAGGTGGGAGCGGGCGCGGGAGAGCAGCTGGGCCTCCCGCTCGACGCTGCCCGCCGACTCCTCGATCTGCACCGTCAACCCGCGGACGGCACCCGCCTGCACGAACGCACGGGTGATCGAGGCGGAGTAGGGGGTGCTGAGGTCCGGCAGCGCCACCGCGATGACCCCGGTCCGCCCGTTGCGCAGGCCGCGGGCCGACAGGTTCGGCACGTAGTCCAGCTCGCGCAGGGCGTCCTCGACCCGCTGACGGGTCTCCGGGCTGACCGGGAACGTCCCGTTGACGACGTTCGACACCGTCTTCGGCGAGACCTGGGCCCGGCGCGCGACGTCGCGGACCGTTGCTCGCATGGGCGGAGGTTAACCGCGCCCGACCCGGTGCGGCAACGACGCTGCGCCGTGCGGCGCGCCCTCAGCGCGCCTCGTAGGCCGCCGCCCGGGTCTGGACGGCGTGCAGCCGCGGCGTGTCGAACTTCGGCCGGCGGCGCTCGTCGTAGATCCCGTTCTGCTCCTGGAAGGTGTCGGTGAGCTGGGTGTAGCAGTAGCCGAACATGCCCGGGTCGTCGAGCAGCGCGTCGACCAGGCCGGCGAAGCGGACGTAGAACGCCTCCTCGTCGCCCACCCGCTGGCCGTAGCCCCAGGAGGTCTCCCGGCCGAGCTGGACGGCGTCGGCCGCGGCCATCTCGGCGTTCCACCAGATGCCGCCGAACTCGCTGACGAAGTAGGGCTGGCCCCGGTGCGGCTGGGAGATCGTGGCGCCGTCGTGGACGTTGGTGTAGCCGCGGCCCTCCGCCAGCCCGCCGACCTGCTCGGCGAAGGCCGCCGGGTCCTGCTCGTAGTTGTGGCTGTCCCAGATGTCGGTCTCCAGCACCCGGTGGGAGTAGCCGGAGGCGTCCAGCACCGGCCGCGACGGGTCGGCGAGCTTGGTGGCCAGGAACATCGCGCGGGTGACGTCGTCGAGCTGGGTGACCCGGTCCCCGAGCGGCTGGTAGGTCTCGTTCAGCGGGCACCAGCCGATGATCGCCGGGTGGTTGTGGTCGCGCTGGAGCGCCTCGAGCCACTGGGTGACGAAGCTGGCCGTCGGCTGCTGGTGGTCGGTTGGCACGCCGTGGCCGCCGGCGCCCCAGTCGGCGAACTCGCCCCAGACCAGGTAGCCCAGCCGGTCGGCGTGGTGCAGGTAGCGCTCCTCGAAGACCTTCTGGTGCAGCCGGGCGCCGTTGAAGCCGGCCTCCTGCCCCAGCCGGATGTCGTCGACCAGGGCCTGGTCGCTGGGCGCGGTCATCAGGCTCTGCGGCCAGTAGCCCTGGTCGAGCACCAGGCGCTGGAAGACGTGCCGGCCGTTGAGCAGGACGGCGTCGCCGTCGAGGGCGACCGAGCGCAGGCCGGCGTAGCTCTGCAGCCGGTCCAGCTCGCCGTCGGGCCCGGTGAGCACCAGCTCGAGGTCGTAGAGGTGCGGGTCCTCCGGCGACCAGGTGCGCCGGCGGTCCTCCGGCACCGCCAGCACGAGGGAGGGCGCCAGGTCGAGGTCGGCGGCGACCTCGGCGCGGGCCACCTCGCCGTCCGCGTCGGAGAGCACCGCGGTGACCCGGCTGCCGGGCAGGTTCCGCGACAGCGGGGTGGTCACGGCGAAGCTGCTGCTGGCCAGCTGCGGGGTGACCCGCGGCCGGCGCAGGTGGACGGGGTGGACCGGCTCCATCCACACCGTCTGCCAGATGCCGGTGGTGCGGGTGTAGTGGCAGTCGCGGTTGGCGTAGCGGACCGACTGCTTGCCGCGCGCCTGCGGGCCCTCCTTGGGGTCGCGGGCGCGGACGACGACCGTCACCTCCTGGCCGCCGCGGGCCAGGCCGGTGAGGTCGGCGGTGACGGGGGTGAAGCCGCCGCGGTGCCGGACGACCTCGGTGCCGTCGACCCAGACGGTCGCGTCGTGGTCGACGGCGCCGAGGTGCAGCAGCACCGACGCGTCGCCCCACTCCGCCGGCACCGCCACGGTCCGGCGGTACCAGACGGCGCCGAGGTAGTCGACGTCGCCGACGCCGGAGGCCTCCGACTCGGGGGCGAAGGGGACGGTGATCGCACCGGCGAGCGGGCGCTCGAGCAGGCCGCGCTCCAGGCCGGAGTCGGAGCGGTCCACCTCGAACTCCCAGCTCCCGTTGAGGCAGAGCCAGCGGGAGCGCACCATCTGGGGGCGCGGGTACTCCGGACGGGGGAGCGCGGGGTCGGTCGCGGGCGTCGTGGTCGGCGTCGTCGTCGTGGTCACGGACCCAGCCTGGCGCACCCGTTCCGAGCGGGTCCAGGCGGGGAGCGAGCGGGCCGGCCGGGCCGCCCGCCCGGTGTAGACTCGGGGCAGCAGCCCGCGAGGGCTGACTTCGCATGCCCGCGTCCCGCCACCGGTGGGGCGGCGCCTCCGGTCTCGGTCCGCCGAGCTGGTGCCGTGCCGGGCATCAGGGGTGCCGAAGAGCTCGGCACCGAGCCAACCGCACGCCGGCCCCAGCGGAGGCCGGTAAGGAAAGGAATACGGCCATGGCCGTCGTCACCACCCGCCAGCTCCTCGAGAGCGGCGTCCACTTCGGGCACCAGACCCGTCGCTGGAACCCCAAGATGCGTCGCTTCATCTTCACCGAGCGCAACGGCATCTACATCATCGACCTGCAGCAGTCGCTGACCTACATCGACAGCGCCTACGCGTTCGTCAAGGACGTCGTCGCCCGCGGCGGCCAGGTCATGTTCGTCGGCACCAAGAAGCAGGCGCAGGAGACCATCGCCGAGCAGGCGACCCGGGTCGGGATGCCCTACGTCAACCAGCGTTGGCTCGGTGGCATGCTCACCAACTTCCAGACGGTCATCAAGCGCGTCCAGCGGCTCAAGGAGCTGGAGGGCATGGACTTCGACGACGTCGCCGGCTCCGGCTTCACCAAGAAGGAGCTGCTCGGCTTCCGTCGCGAGATGGAGAAGCTCGAGAAGACCCTGGGCGGCATCCGCGACATGGGCAAGACCCCGCAGGCGGTCTGGATCGTCGACACCAACAAGGAGCACCTCGCCGTCGACGAGGCCCGCAAGCTGCGGATCCCGGTCATCGGCATCCTCGACACCAACTGCGACCCCGACCTGGTCGATTTCGCGATCCCGGGCAACGACGACGCCATCCGCTCGGTCGCGCTGCTGACCCGCGTGCTGGCCGACGCCGTGGCCGAGGGCCTCGTGGCCCGCTCCGGCGCCCAGGGCGGCGGCGAGGCCGCGGCGACCAACCCGGCCGAGCCCATGCCCGACTGGGAGCGCGAGCTCCTGGGCGCCTCGCAGGAGACCGCCCCGGCGCAGCCCGACGCCACCCCGGCGGACGACGCCGCCCCGGTGCCCGCTTCCGAGCAGCCCGGCGAGGCGGCCGTCGAGGCCGAGGCCTCCGCCGACGCGCAGGTCGACGTCGAGCAGCAGGACGACCAGCCCGTCGCCAACTGAGCGACCGGCCCGGACGTCCCCACCGCACCACACACGGAAGACGAGGAACGAGAACGCATGGCAACCATTGCTGCCGCTGACGTGAAGAAGCTCCGCGACGCCACCGGCGCCGGGATGATGGACTGCAAGAAGGCGCTCACCGAGAGCGACGGCGACTACGAGAAGGCCGTCGAGTTCCTGCGGGTGAACGGCCAGGCCAAGGCGGCCAAGCGGGGCGCCGAGCGCTCCGCCACCAACGGCCTGGTCGTCTCGGTCGACGGCGCGCTGCTCCAGCTGGGCGCCGAGACCGACTTCGTGGCCAAGAACGACGAGTTCCAGACCCTGGCCAACGCCGCGGTCCAGGCCGTCGCCGCCACCAAGGCCGACTCGGTCGACGCCGCCAACGCCGCCGCGCTGCCCTCGGGCCAGACCGTCGGCGACGCCGTCGGCGAGCTCGCCGTCAAGATCGGCGAGAAGCTCGAGGTCTCCAACGCTGCGTACTTCGACGGCCAGACCGTCGTGTACCTGCACCGCCGGGCCTCCGACCTGCCGCCCCAGGTGGGCGTGCTCGTCGAGTACGAGGGCACCGACGAGTCCGCGGCCCGCGCCGCGGCGATGCAGATCGCCGCGATGCGCCCGCAGTACCTGAGCCGCGAGGAGGTCCCGGCGGACCTGGTGGAGAACGAGCGCCGCATCGCCGAGGCCACCGCCAAGGAGGAGGGCAAGCCCGAGCAGGCGCTGCCCAAGATCGTCGAGGGCCGGGTGAACGCGTTCTTCAAGGACGTCGTGCTGCTCGACCAGCCGTCGGTCACCGACAACAAGACCTCGGTCGGCAAGCAGCTCGCCGCCGCCGGGGTCACCCTGAAGCGCTTCGCGCGCTTCGAGGCCGCCGGCGCCTGACGCCCGCGGGAACCACCGCTGAGCACCGACCGGCGCCACGACTGCCCGCAGTCGTGGCGCCGTTCGCTGCCCCCGCCGCCGACCCGACCAGGAGACCCATGACCAGCCCCGCTCCCACGACCGACGCCGCGCCCGCGACGGCCGGCCCGTACAAGCGCGTGATGCTCAAGCTCTCCGGGGAGGTGTTCGGCGGCGGCCAGGTGGGCGTCGACCCGATCGTCGTCTCCTCCGTGGCCCGGCAGATCGCCACCGTCGTCCGCAGCGGCGTGCAGGTGGCGATCGTCGTCGGCGGGGGCAACTTCTTCCGCGGCGCCGAGCTGCAGCAGGGCGGCATGGACCGCGACCGCGCCGACTACATGGGCATGCTCGGCACCGTCATGAACTGCCTGGCGCTGCAGGACTTCCTCGAGAAGGAGGGCGTCCAGACCCGCGTGCAGACCGCCATCACCATGGGCCAGGTCGCCGAGCCCTACATCCCCCGCCGGGCCGAGCGGCACCTGGAGAAGGGCCGCGTCGTCATCTTCGGCGCCGGCTCCGGGATGCCCTACTTCTCCACCGACACCGTCGCCGCCCAGCGCGCGCTGGAGATCGGCGCCGAGGTGCTGCTGATGGGCAAGCAGGGCGTCGACGGTGTCTACTCCGCCGACCCCAACCGGCACGAGGACGCCGTCAAGTTCGACGAGCTGACCTACGACGACTACCTGGCGCGCGACCTCAAGGTCGCCGACGCGACGGCCATCAGCATGGCCCGCGACTACCGCCTGCCCCTGATCTTCTTCAGCCTGGACACCGACGGGACGATCGTCAGCGTGTGCGCGGGTGAGAAGATCGGTACGACCGTCCACGCCTGAGCGCGGACGCCCCGCACGCCGCACGCCCGGGGACCCGCCGCCGGGTCCCGCCACGACCGAAGGAGCGAGACCCGTGATCTCCGACATCATCCGCGACGCCGAGACCAAGATGGCCAGCGCGGTCGAGTACGCCAAGGAGGAGTTCGCGGCCATCCGCACCGGTCGGGCCCACCCGGCGATGTTCGCCAAGCTGACGGCCGACTACTACGGCGCCCAGACCCCCCTGCAGCAGCTGGCCACCTTCCAGGTGCCCGAGGCGCGGGTCGTCCTCATCACCCCCTACGACCAGTCGTCGGTGAACGCCATCGAGAAGTCGATCCGCGACTCCGACCTCGGCGTCAACCCGTCGAACGACGGCAAGACCATCCGCGTCACCCTGCCCCAGCTCACCGAACAGCGGCGCAAGGAGTACATCAAGCTGGCCAAGACCAAGGCCGAGGACGCCCGGATCTCGGTCCGCGGCGCGCGCCGCACCGCCAAGGACGCCCTCGACAAGATGGTCAAGGACAAGGAGGTCGGCGAGGACGAGGTCGTGCGGGCCGAGAAGGTCCTCGACGCCTCGACCAAGAAGCACACCGACGCCGTCGACGACCTCTTCAAGCACAAGGAAGCCGACCTGCTCGCCGTCTGAGCGCGCGTCGGACCTGATCTCGTGAACGGCAGCAGACCGCGGTGACCGGCACCCCGGCCCCGCCCCCCACCACCGGGGGCGGTGGCGGCGCACCCACCGCGCCCGGACACGGCCGGGCCGGGCGGAACCTGCCGCAGGCCCTCGCCGTCGGCCTGGGGCTGGGCGCCTACGTGGTGCTCACCCTGGTCTTCTGGCGCTTCGGGTTCGTCCTGCTGATCGCCCTGGCCCTGGCCCTGGCGTCGGTCGAGCTCTACAACGCGCTGCGCCGGGTCGGCATGCGGGCGGCCGTCGTGCCGATCGTCATCGGCAGCGTGGCCATCGCCATCGGCTCCTACCTGGCGGGCCGGCAGAGCCCGGTCGTGTTCTCCACCACCAGCGTGCTGCTGGCCGCGCTGGCCCTGACGGTGATCGCGAGCCTGGTCTGGCGGATGCGCGGCGGGGCCGAGGGCTACGTCCGCGACACCGCCGCGAGCATGCTGATCATCGCCTACGTGCCGCTGCTCGGCTCGTTCGCCGCCCTCATCCTGGCCGCGCCCGAGGACGGCGTCGCCCGGATGATCCTCTTCCTGCTCGTCGTCGTGATGAACGACACCGGCGGCTACGTGGCCGGCGTGCTGTTCGGCAAGCACCCGATGGCGCCGCGGATCAGCCCCAAGAAGTCCTGGGAGGGCTTCGCCGGCTCGATGCTGTTCGGCATCGTCTCCGCCGTGCTGATGGCCGTCTACGGCCTCGAGGCCCCGGTCTGGGTGGGCGTGCTGCTCGGCGTCTGCCTGGTCGCGGTCGGCACCTGCGGCGACCTCGTCGAGTCCCTCATCAAGCGCGACCTCGGCATCAAGGACATGAGCTCGTTCCTGCCCGGTCACGGCGGGGTGATGGACCGCTTGGACTCGCTCCTCATCTCGGCCCCGGTAGCCTGGCTCATCATGTACGTACTGGTTCCCGGCGGATGAGCACCCCGCCCCCCGCCGCGGGAGCCCCCGCTCCCGCCGCGTCCCCCGCACGCACCCTGCCGCTGGTCATGACCGCGCCCCGCCGGGGCAAGCCCCCGGTCCACTGGGCCGACCTCACCCCCGCCGAGCGCCGCGAGTCGCTCGAGGCCGAGGGCCAGCGCGCCTACCGGGCCCGCCAGCTGTCCTCGCACTACTTCGAGGGCCTGCGGACCGACCCCGCCGAGTGGACCGACCTGCCGCCCGCCCTGCGCGAGCAGCTGGCCACCAAGTTCCTCCCGACGCTGCTCAACCCGGTCAAGACCTCCCTCGCCGACGCCGGCACCACCGTCAAGACGCTGTGGCGGCTGCACGACGGCGCCCTGGTGGAGAGCGTCCTCATGCGCTACCCCGACCGGGTGACGATGTGCGTCTCCAGCCAGGCCGGCTGCGGCATGGCCTGCCCCTTCTGCGCCACCGGCCAGGGCGGGCTGCAGCGCAACATGAGCACCGCCGAGATCGTCGAGCAGGTCGTCGACGGCGCCCGCCGCCTCGACCGCGGCGAGATCGCCGGCGGGCCGCCGCCCGGTGCCGACCCCGGTGCGCGCGACCGCGTGAGCAACGTCGTCTTCATGGGCATGGGCGAGCCGCTGGCCAACTACAAGGCCGTCGTCGGCGCCGTCCGCCAGCTCACCACCCCGGCCCCCGACGGGCTGGGGATGAGCGCCCGTGGCATCACCATCTCCACCGTCGGCCTGGTGCCCCGGATGCAGCAGCTGGCCCAGGAGGGCGTCCCCGTCACGCTGGCGCTGTCGCTGCACGCGCCCGACGACGAGCTGCGCGACGAGCTGGTGCCGATCAACACCCGGTGGAACGTCGAGGAGGTCGTCGACGCCGCCTGGGAGTACGCCCGGACGACCAAGCGCCGCGTCTCCATCGAGTACATCCTCATCCGCGACATCAACGACCAGGCCTTCCGCGCCGACCTGCTGGCCAAGGTGCTGCGCCGCCGGGGCAACTGGGGCTGGGTGCACGTCAACCTCATCCCCCTGAACCCGACGCCCGGCTCCAAGTGGACCGCCTCCCGTCGCCGCGACGAGGACGAGTTCGTCCGCCGGCTGGAGTCCAAGGGCGTCCCCGTCACCGTCCGCGACACCCGCGGTCGCGAGATCGACGGGGCCTGCGGGCAGCTGGCGGCGACCGAGGTGGATGAGGGTCTCTGACCTCTGTGGTTGATGGACCTCGCTCCGCTCGGTCGCGCCCCTCGCTCTGATCGGGCGCCTTCCTCCCTCCGAGGCAGGACGAAGAGCGTGTCCTGCCCCTCCGGTCGTCCAGGCGCCGGCGCGAGGTGCTGCGTCGGTCGGGTGGGTGCCGACGTGGGCACCCGGGCCGAGTTGTCAGACGTGAGTTGACCTCTGGGTCAACGGGCGTCTGACAGGTCAGGGGAGGGCGACGATCTCCGCGTTCTGGATCTCGCCGTCGGCGAGGTCGAGGAGGCCCAGGGTGCGGTGGGGCTGGCGGCGCTTGTCGGTGGGGGAGCCGGGGTTGAAGACCCGGACGCCGTCGCCGGTGACGTCCATCGGGATGTGGGAGTGGCCGAAGACGACGAGGTCGGCGGTGGGGAAGCGGCGGCGCATCCGCGCCGTCCGGCGGTCCTTGGGGCCGCTGTCGTGGATCATCGCCACCTGCACCCCGGCCAGGTCCAGCTGCAGGGTCTCGGGGGCGCCCCAGGCCGCGATCTCGGCCCCGTCGTTGTTGCCCCGGACGACGTGCACCGGGGCGTAGCCCGCCAGCAGGTCCAGGACGTCGGGGGTGCAGACGTCGCCGGCGTGCAGGATGACGTCGGCGCCGGCCAGGTGCTCCGCGACCGCGGGCGGGCAGCCCTTCCAGAACCGCGGCGCGTGGGTGTCCGACAGCACGACCACCCTCACCGCTCCACCGCCCCGGCACCGGTCGCGGGCACCGGCCAGTCGGGCAGCAGCTCGGCGAGCCGGGCCAGCTGGGCGGTGCTGACGAAGGACGGGTTGGCCGCGAACGGCTGGCGCTGCACCTCGAGGTCGAGGACCCCCGCGGCCCGCAGCGACGCGGCCGTCACGGGCTCCTCGAGCAGCCGGACGTCGACCTCGACGCGCGCCCGGACGCCGTGCCGGGAGCCCTCGTCGGTCCAGAAGCCGCGCTCGGCGTCGTGCCAGGGCTCGGCCGGGGCCAGCACCGCGCCCAGCCCCCAGATGCCGCGCTCGAAGCCGCTGCGCCCGTCGCCGGACACCCAGAAGACCACCCGGTCGTCCGGCCGCATGAGCGCGCTGCGGTAGCCCGGCCGGACGGCCCAGGAGGTGAGCCGTCGCTCCCCGGCGTCCAGGAAGCCGCGCAGGTCCCAGACGGCCGGGTTGGCCTTGAGCAGCCAGGCCCCCAGGTCGTCGCGGTCCACAGCAGGTCGCACGCCTGCCCCCTCTCTCGTCGGGACCATCGTCCCAGGGCACCGGGACCTGGTGCCGGGGCCCTTCGGGTTGTTATTCCTGAGACCGCAGAAATGATCACTAATTCGGAGAAGAAAGTAATTTAGAAGGCCCTTTTCTGCTTGGTTTCGCGAGGAATTCCCGCCTAGCATTCCCACTGCACGCGGGAGCCGCGCGCCGTCGGCCCGGCCGGCACTCGGGGATCGACCAGCACGACGACCTCCGAGGAGACCCATGAACAAGACCGCCAAGGGCGCGGCCGCGCTCGCCGCCGCCGCCGCCCTGCTGCTCGGCGGAGCCGGCACCTACGCCCTGTGGAACGACACCGAGTCCCTCGACGGCGGGGCCGTCGCCTCCGGCGAGCTCAAGATCACCGGAGCCACGGCCGGCGTCTGGCGCGACGTCTCCGCGGGCGGCGCGGGCACGGTCATCACCGACATCGCGGGCTTCCTGGTCGTCCCCGGGGACACCCTGACCTACACCGTCGGCGCCACCGTGCTGGCCAAGGGCGACAACCTCAGCGCGACCCTCACCGCCGACCCCACCTCGGTCACCGGCGACGCCGAGCTGCTCGCCGACATGGCCATCACCACGGCCGTGCGGGTGGGCGGCGCGCTCGTGCCGACCATCACGGAGGCGAACGACGGGCAGACGGTCCAGACCGTGGTCACCCTCGCCTTCGACGAGGCCTCGACCAACGTGACCCAGCTCCAGGACCTCGACCTCGCCGACCTCGAGCTGGTCCTGCAGCAGAGCCCGCGCTGACCCGACCGTGCGCCGGGTCCGCCTCCTGGTCGTCGTCGCCGCGACCGCCCTCCTCGTCGTGACCGGGTGGTCGACGGCGGGGACGGGCGCGTCCTGGGTGGACAGCGCCGACCTCGACGGCGGGGTCGTGCGCAGCGGCGA
This window harbors:
- the rlmN gene encoding 23S rRNA (adenine(2503)-C(2))-methyltransferase RlmN, whose amino-acid sequence is MTAPRRGKPPVHWADLTPAERRESLEAEGQRAYRARQLSSHYFEGLRTDPAEWTDLPPALREQLATKFLPTLLNPVKTSLADAGTTVKTLWRLHDGALVESVLMRYPDRVTMCVSSQAGCGMACPFCATGQGGLQRNMSTAEIVEQVVDGARRLDRGEIAGGPPPGADPGARDRVSNVVFMGMGEPLANYKAVVGAVRQLTTPAPDGLGMSARGITISTVGLVPRMQQLAQEGVPVTLALSLHAPDDELRDELVPINTRWNVEEVVDAAWEYARTTKRRVSIEYILIRDINDQAFRADLLAKVLRRRGNWGWVHVNLIPLNPTPGSKWTASRRRDEDEFVRRLESKGVPVTVRDTRGREIDGACGQLAATEVDEGL
- the frr gene encoding ribosome recycling factor translates to MSDIIRDAETKMASAVEYAKEEFAAIRTGRAHPAMFAKLTADYYGAQTPLQQLATFQVPEARVVLITPYDQSSVNAIEKSIRDSDLGVNPSNDGKTIRVTLPQLTEQRRKEYIKLAKTKAEDARISVRGARRTAKDALDKMVKDKEVGEDEVVRAEKVLDASTKKHTDAVDDLFKHKEADLLAV
- the pyrH gene encoding UMP kinase — encoded protein: MTSPAPTTDAAPATAGPYKRVMLKLSGEVFGGGQVGVDPIVVSSVARQIATVVRSGVQVAIVVGGGNFFRGAELQQGGMDRDRADYMGMLGTVMNCLALQDFLEKEGVQTRVQTAITMGQVAEPYIPRRAERHLEKGRVVIFGAGSGMPYFSTDTVAAQRALEIGAEVLLMGKQGVDGVYSADPNRHEDAVKFDELTYDDYLARDLKVADATAISMARDYRLPLIFFSLDTDGTIVSVCAGEKIGTTVHA
- a CDS encoding metallophosphoesterase family protein, whose amino-acid sequence is MLSDTHAPRFWKGCPPAVAEHLAGADVILHAGDVCTPDVLDLLAGYAPVHVVRGNNDGAEIAAWGAPETLQLDLAGVQVAMIHDSGPKDRRTARMRRRFPTADLVVFGHSHIPMDVTGDGVRVFNPGSPTDKRRQPHRTLGLLDLADGEIQNAEIVALP
- the tsf gene encoding translation elongation factor Ts: MATIAAADVKKLRDATGAGMMDCKKALTESDGDYEKAVEFLRVNGQAKAAKRGAERSATNGLVVSVDGALLQLGAETDFVAKNDEFQTLANAAVQAVAATKADSVDAANAAALPSGQTVGDAVGELAVKIGEKLEVSNAAYFDGQTVVYLHRRASDLPPQVGVLVEYEGTDESAARAAAMQIAAMRPQYLSREEVPADLVENERRIAEATAKEEGKPEQALPKIVEGRVNAFFKDVVLLDQPSVTDNKTSVGKQLAAAGVTLKRFARFEAAGA
- the rpsB gene encoding 30S ribosomal protein S2, translating into MAVVTTRQLLESGVHFGHQTRRWNPKMRRFIFTERNGIYIIDLQQSLTYIDSAYAFVKDVVARGGQVMFVGTKKQAQETIAEQATRVGMPYVNQRWLGGMLTNFQTVIKRVQRLKELEGMDFDDVAGSGFTKKELLGFRREMEKLEKTLGGIRDMGKTPQAVWIVDTNKEHLAVDEARKLRIPVIGILDTNCDPDLVDFAIPGNDDAIRSVALLTRVLADAVAEGLVARSGAQGGGEAAATNPAEPMPDWERELLGASQETAPAQPDATPADDAAPVPASEQPGEAAVEAEASADAQVDVEQQDDQPVAN
- a CDS encoding glycoside hydrolase family 2 protein, which encodes MTTTTTPTTTPATDPALPRPEYPRPQMVRSRWLCLNGSWEFEVDRSDSGLERGLLERPLAGAITVPFAPESEASGVGDVDYLGAVWYRRTVAVPAEWGDASVLLHLGAVDHDATVWVDGTEVVRHRGGFTPVTADLTGLARGGQEVTVVVRARDPKEGPQARGKQSVRYANRDCHYTRTTGIWQTVWMEPVHPVHLRRPRVTPQLASSSFAVTTPLSRNLPGSRVTAVLSDADGEVARAEVAADLDLAPSLVLAVPEDRRRTWSPEDPHLYDLELVLTGPDGELDRLQSYAGLRSVALDGDAVLLNGRHVFQRLVLDQGYWPQSLMTAPSDQALVDDIRLGQEAGFNGARLHQKVFEERYLHHADRLGYLVWGEFADWGAGGHGVPTDHQQPTASFVTQWLEALQRDHNHPAIIGWCPLNETYQPLGDRVTQLDDVTRAMFLATKLADPSRPVLDASGYSHRVLETDIWDSHNYEQDPAAFAEQVGGLAEGRGYTNVHDGATISQPHRGQPYFVSEFGGIWWNAEMAAADAVQLGRETSWGYGQRVGDEEAFYVRFAGLVDALLDDPGMFGYCYTQLTDTFQEQNGIYDERRRPKFDTPRLHAVQTRAAAYEAR
- a CDS encoding phosphatidate cytidylyltransferase, producing the protein MTGTPAPPPTTGGGGGAPTAPGHGRAGRNLPQALAVGLGLGAYVVLTLVFWRFGFVLLIALALALASVELYNALRRVGMRAAVVPIVIGSVAIAIGSYLAGRQSPVVFSTTSVLLAALALTVIASLVWRMRGGAEGYVRDTAASMLIIAYVPLLGSFAALILAAPEDGVARMILFLLVVVMNDTGGYVAGVLFGKHPMAPRISPKKSWEGFAGSMLFGIVSAVLMAVYGLEAPVWVGVLLGVCLVAVGTCGDLVESLIKRDLGIKDMSSFLPGHGGVMDRLDSLLISAPVAWLIMYVLVPGG
- a CDS encoding LacI family DNA-binding transcriptional regulator — translated: MRATVRDVARRAQVSPKTVSNVVNGTFPVSPETRQRVEDALRELDYVPNLSARGLRNGRTGVIAVALPDLSTPYSASITRAFVQAGAVRGLTVQIEESAGSVEREAQLLSRARSHLIDGLVLNPVLRETSAVQPGISLPPVVMIGEVEQPAVDHLWTDNVAALRELTGLLVQEGHRRIALLGGMPSASYQLRRQGYREALTEAGLPLDPELEIPVHGWTSAAGADGVRAHLARHPLPDALVCCTDTLAMGVLSALWADGHRVPDDVSVVGYDDIPEAAFTVPPLTTVHFDRRAVAEAALDLLARRINDPGHPATSTVLPHRVVRRASTRAR
- the arfA gene encoding arabinosylfuranosidase ArfA, translated to MPAARLVLDAAFSIAPVPRRLFGSFVEHMGRCVYTGIYEPGHPSADDQGLRTDVLELTRRVGPTVVRYPGGNFVSNYRWEDGIGPREDRPRRLDLAWHSVETNQFGLHEFDAWAQKAGTEVMMAVNLGTRGLQEACDLLEYTNHPGGTYWSDRRIANGAQQPFDYKLWCLGNEMDGPWQVGHKTPAEYGRLANETGKAMRLIDSEIELVACGSSNSRMPTFGRWESEVLELCYDTVDYVSCHAYYEERDDDPLSFLASAVDMDYFIDSVVATADAVKARGRHTKTLNLSFDEWNVWYQSRFNGDGPKPKTAEWRANPRLIEDEYTVTDAVVVGTLLNSLLRHGDRVTIANQAQLVNVIGLIRSEEGGEAWLQTIAHPFEQVRRLATGQIIQVVASSDLYDSPTYTDVPVVDAAATHDAETGRAALFVANRSLTESATLDVDLRGLGSTRVLAATTLHARGDQDRHTTNLEDHGAVAPVAFDDHAVDAGRLTATLPALSWTVFELDAARG